In the genome of Drosophila yakuba strain Tai18E2 chromosome 3R, Prin_Dyak_Tai18E2_2.1, whole genome shotgun sequence, one region contains:
- the LOC6537414 gene encoding serine-rich adhesin for platelets — protein sequence MRVAGWLRGGLMLALAVMVTQARFIAKRETAGLEQAVASTSNDPDMVKAPRESGSAREPVEMKGESSSQTHIGDEGSASIVDQTESQTASPKENLKVKETTADESRTTTERMIAKEQLKLKESASTEPQLKAAPVDTDTDMVKEESSITTTSQLDQNPTKATAKESTEAPLKEETLLKEVLNTSTEHILLTEKAPEKDVVITKPSLREAQTELKDEVAESVATIPLKPFSIEVPNTTERVVNATTTRSSDHGRSMQYSSTTEESNRSPAAVTPMKLRPLPMTSTPVSTTSTSTPSPTTPFVFASNENVIEESTSKSEVRQLPEKRAKFISENSTNAQQLTLPNTAEVWSLAAMKAVPKASLTTTTIVPLLKHTDLANDIDMPLNKSELHKEKNLLDWMNIAMLPSTPENRTEFVVRTTLDATEGATQATTEALAEKGHHKDDITVGLELDNVTTARTIPSTPDPGSMDLNMTTTTQQLEVPMVKQMADVANAKLTEAITEAQRETEVATEAATEAATESATEAATEAATSVTLHEQLATSAVTARVDSKNATTAAAESGEMSKANSTDTSTTTTTERPVSVEDVTAEPDLEVATSQATTSATSSKVTEAAATSTISAATSVVSGAATAADALATFEATTAATSSVAATRSTTEMATKATEINNISNSSNSSNISNISNNSNYSNNSNISNSSNNSDGYDDNSNDVIIATTKFPESAQAATTTTAGVEPTATTTVSVRVAGEVSTSIRPEIVVTSSTRSGAIAGTSTAATSVATPTQTEIAQISNEVNLEAVAVKTRDGDGYGNTNELRTAEKTDNAVNNSVAITESDLGALATATATGESNPTTATSLLSDVSQLSKLSKEHESSLETNNIGEASPESTTPSAATATVAVATDESTAAAATGGQQEIEREGQHHDGQQVVDAQDTEQQLAKTTMAVTTTTTTTSATTTTSSTTTSTTETPSTTTTMQPVEISLLDDSTTSSTTTPAPPTRVYFESSTVASTSSSSTTTSSSTTSSSTTMLPDTSPSQLPPTYMAPYPNELDHMQTNAQGNGTDVNVIIAITVSVIGVVALILLVAFLYLMRKRQKQTSYGQRCRPVSLDAYSLDNVSVLGSVRRKGRDVRASKRTYGNAAFDDPSLRHNLLTASELARFAERRSDVFEEFRDVPQIIARADEVPPGCEDKNRYANVIPLPETRVVLQRQGDDDKTEYINANYVRGPRDAPNYYIACQAPLESTTSDFWRMIWEQQSRVIVQATDLSENGIERCAEYLPPSATLDNHSSYGDYQVTLKHREVKDRYAISTLVLKRVDGEESRELTHYWYKWPEAGVPAEEAPIIAMLLEARSSLKSYCLEQANELREKSATLETSMDADGSKAEAGSTSSHEINGNISSRSATRSQQGPLTVHCSPGTGRTGTIIASDMAIRSLETPKRSVDIPQLVYYVRRGRASAVQTKEQYEFIYKVASMYAAKITNLSNDN from the exons ATGCGTGTGGCTGGGTGGCTCAGAGGTGGCTTAATGCTCGCCCTGGCCGTAATGGTAACGCAGGCACGTTTCATTGCGAAAAGAGAAACCGCCGGCTTGGAGCAGGCGGTGGCTTCCACCTCCAATGACCCTGACATGGTTAAGGCGCCCAGGGAAAGTGGGAGCGCCAGGGAACCGGTTGAAATGAAGGGAGAATCTAGCTCACAAACCCATATTGGAGATGAAGGAAGCGCATCAATTGTGGATCAAACTGAAAGCCAAACTGCTAGTCCGAAAGAGAATCTCAAAGTTAAGGAAACGACGGCAGATGAGAGTAGGACTACCACCGAAAGAATGATAGCTAAAGAGCAACTCAAGCTGAAGGAGTCTGCAAGCACGGAACCTCAGTTGAAGGCAGCTCCAGtggatacggatacagatatGGTTAAGGAAGAGTCCAGCATCACAACCACGTCTCAGTTGGATCAGAACCCAACCAAGGCGACAGCTAAGGAGTCTACCGAAGCTCCTTTAAAGGAAGAAACTCTTTTGAAAGAGGTCTTAAACACAAGCACTGAACATATTTTGTTAACCGAGAAAGCACCTGAAAAAGATGTGGTCATAACGAAGCCTTCCTTAAGAGAGGCTCAAACTGAGTTGAAGGATGAGGTCGCAGAATCTGTGGCCACCATTCCTTTAAAACCCTTCTCTATTGAAGTACCAAACACCACAGAGCGAGTGGTCAACGCCACAACCACTCGTTCTTCCGATCATGGCCGATCCATGCAGTACTCATCCACCACTGAAGAATCAAACCGATCCCCTGCTGCAGTTACACCCATGAAATTGAGGCCACTACCCATGACTTCCACACCAGTCAGCACCACTTCAACATCGACGCCATCGCCAACCACGCCATTTGTGTTCGCCTCCAATGAGAATGTCATCGAGGAGTCCACCTCAAAGTCAGAGGTGCGCCAGTTGCCGGAGAAGCGAGCCAAGTTTATAAGTGAAAACTCCACGAATGCCCAGCAACTTACACTGCCCAACACGGCTGAGGTTTGGAGTCTGGCTGCAATGAAGGCGGTGCCCAAGGCATCGCTAACTACCACAACGATCGTGCCACTCCTCAAGCACACTGATCTGGCGAATGATATAGACATGCCGCTCAACAAATCGGAGCTGCACAAGGAGAAGAATCTCCTGGATTGGATGAACATTGCCATGTTACCCTCGACGCCCGAGAATCGCACTGAATTTGTGGTCCGAACCACTCTGGATGCCACCGAGGGCGCCACACAGGCTACCACCGAAGCTTTGGCAGAGAAGGGCCACCACAAAGATGATATTACAGTGGGATTGGAACTGGATAATGTCACAACAGCAAGGACAATACCTTCAACACCTGATCCTGGTTCCATGGACCTGAATATGACGACTACTACGCAACAACTGGAAGTTCCAATGGTGAAACAGATGGCCGATGTTGCTAATGCCAAGTTAACAGAGGCGATTACAGAGGCTCAAAGGGAAACAGAAGTGGCAACAGAGGCTGCAACAGAGGCGGCAACAGAGTCTGCAACAGAGGCGGCAACAGAGGCGGCCACATCGGTTACATTACACGAGCAACTTGCAACATCTGCCGTAACAGCGAGGGTTGATTCAAAAAATgctacaacagcagcagcagagtcGGGTGAAATGTCTAAGGCAAATTCAACAGATACTAGCACAACTACTACCACAGAAAGGCCAGTATCTGTGGAAGATGTAACCGCTGAGCCAGACTTGGAAGTAGCAACATCACAGGCCACAACATCTGCAACATCAAGTAAAGTTAcagaggcagcagcaacatcaacgaTAAGTGCAGCCACTTCAGTTGTCTCAggggcagcaacagcagcagatgcaTTAGCAACATTCGAGGCTACAACAGCTGCAACATCAAGTGTGGCAGCCACCCGCAGCACAACCGAAATGGCCACAAAAGCGACTGAAATTAAtaacatcagcaacagcagcaacagcagcaacatcagtaacatcagcaacaacagcaactacagcaacaacagcaacatcagcaacagcagcaacaacagcgacgGCTATGACGATAACAGTAACGACGTCATCATTGCCACAACCAAATTTCCAGAGAGCGCGcaggcagcaacaacgacaacggcaGGCGTGGAGCCAACAGCGACGACGACGGTTAGTGTGCGAGTGGCTGGCGAGGTGAGCACTTCGATTCGGCCAGAAATCGTAGTTACCAGTAGTACGCGGAGCGGTGCGATCGCGGGTACAAGTACAGCGGCGACAAGTGTAGCAACACCCACGCAAACGGAAATTGCGCAAATTAGCAATGAAGTGAACTTGGAGGCAGTGGCAGTGAAGACGCGCGACGGAGACGGCTACGGCAATACGAATGAGCTAAGAACAGCTGAGAAAACCGATAACGCGGTCAATAACAGTGTGGCCATAACAGAGAGCGACTTGGGGGCattggcaacagcaacagcaacagggGAAAGCAACCCCACAACAGCCACCAGTCTGCTTAGTGACGTGAGCCAGCTGAGCAAACTGAGCAAGGAGCACGAGTCCTCGCTGGAGACCAACAACATCGGCGAGGCGTCTCCCGAATCGACGACGccatcagcagcaactgccactgttgctgttgcaacgGATGAGAGCacagcggcggcagcaacagGTGGCCAACAGGAAATCGAGCGGGAGGGTCAACATCATGATGGGCAACAGGTGGTTGATGCGCAGGACACAGAGCAGCAGTTAGCCAAGACAACGATGGCGgtgacaacgacaacgacaacaaccaGTGCTACAACAACTACcagcagcacaacaacaagcacaacGGAAACGCCCTCAACCACGACAACAATGCAGCCGGTGGAGATAAGTCTGCTGGACgacagcaccaccagcagcaccacaaCACCTGCACCACCCACGCGGGTATACTTCGAGTCCTCCACGGTggccagcaccagcagcagcagcaccaccaccagcagcagcaccacaagcagcagcaccaccatgCTGCCGGACACGTCGCCGAGTCAACTGCCACCCACATACATGGCCCCGTATCCCAACGAACTGGACCACATGCAGACCAATGCCCAGGGCAATGGGACGGACGTGAATGTGATCATAGCCATCACGGTCAGCGTGATTGGTGTGGTGGCCCTCATCCTGCTGGTGGCCTTCCTCTACTTGATGCGCAAGCGCCAGAAGCAGACGTCCTATGGCCAAAGATGTCGTCCCGTGAGCTTGGATGCCTACTCCCTGGACAACGTTTCCGTGCTGGGCAGTGTGCGGCGCAAGGGTCGCGACGTGCGTGCCTCCAAGCGGACCTATGGCAACGCCGCCTTCGATGATCCCTCGCTGCGGCACAATCTCCTGACCGCCAGTGAGTTGGCGCGCTTTGCGGAGCGACGCTCCGACGTCTTCGAGGAGTTCCGCGACGTGCCGCAGATCATCGCCAGGGCGGACGAAGTGCCTCCTGGTTGTGAGGACAAGAACCG CTACGCCAACGTGATTCCGCTTCCTGAGACGCGGGTGGTGCTCCAGCGGCAAGGCGATGATGACAAAACGGAATACATTAATGCAAATTATGTGCGG GGCCCCCGAGATGCGCCCAACTACTACATCGCCTGCCAGGCGCCGCTGGAGAGCACGACCAGCGATTTCTGGCGCATGATCTGGGAGCAGCAGTCGCGGGTGATCGTCCAGGCGACGGATCTCAGTGAGAATGGCATTGAGCGGTGCGCCGAGTACCTGCCACCGTCGGCGACTCTGGACAACCACAGCAGCTATGGCGATTACCAGGTGACCCTTAAGCATCGCGAGGTCAAGGATCGCTATGCCATTTCCACATTGGTACTAAAGCGCGTGGATGGCGAGGAGAGCCGTGAGCTCACCCACTACTGGTACAAATGGCCGGAGGCGGGTGTTCCGGCCGAGGAGGCGCCCATCATTGCCATGCTGCTGGAGGCGCGCTCCTCGCTGAAGTCCTACTGCCTGGAGCAGGCCAACGAGCTGCGCGAGAAGTCCGCCACCCTGGAGACGTCAATGGATGCGGACGGCAGCAAAGCCGAGGCGGGCAGCACGTCCAGCCACGAGATTAATGGCAACATTTCAAGTCGAAGCGCCACGCGAAGTCAGCAGGG ACCGCTAACCGTTCACTGTTCTCCAGGCACGGGACGAACCGGTACCATTATAGCGTCGGACATGGCCATCCGCAGTCTGGAAACGCCGAAGCGGTCCGTGGACATCCCCCAACTGGTTTACTACGTGCGACGGGGACGTGCCAGCGCCGTGCAGACCAAGGAGCAGTATGAATTTATCTACAAGGTGGCCAGCATGTATGCGGCCAAGATCACAAATCTGTCCAACGACAACTGA